Proteins encoded together in one Impatiens glandulifera chromosome 1, dImpGla2.1, whole genome shotgun sequence window:
- the LOC124921260 gene encoding peroxidase 10-like, translated as MEKTISNLSFLVPIVFGLFFLGHNDVVSVSGQLDNKFYDNKCPNLTRIVRNGVWSAISNDTRMAASLLRLHFHDCIVNGCDGSVLLDDTNNIRGEKNALGNRNSLRGFEVIDTIKTNIEKACPSIVSCSDILNLAVREAVYLAGGPYWNVPLGRRDGVTSSEASANAEIPSPFEPLANITTKFTNKGLNVKDVVVLSGGHTIGFAQCVTFKQRLFDFDGSGNPDPTLDLSLLSNLLSICPNQASSDTNLAPLDPVSIFKFDNIYYKNLINNTGLLMSDQALMTDNTTASMVQNYARYPYLFLKDFATSMVKLSGVGVLTGQDGQIRKNCRVVN; from the exons ATGGAGAAAACTATTTCCAATCTTTCATTTCTAGTTCCAATAGTCTTTGGTCTCTTTTTCTTGGGACATAATGATGTAGTGTCTGTGTCCGGTCAACTTGACAACAAGTTCTACGACAATAAGTGTCCCAACCTCACGAGGATCGTCCGAAATGGTGTCTGGTCAGCTATTTCAAACGACACGCGAATGGCTGCCTCTCTTTTGCGCCTCCATTTTCATGATTGTATTGTCAAT GGTTGTGATGGATCTGTATTGCTTGATGACACAAACAACATTAGAGGGGAGAAAAATGCACTTGGGAATAGGAACTCACTTAGAGGCTTTGAAGTTATTGATACTATAAAGACTAACATTGAGAAGGCTTGTCCATCAATCGTTTCTTGCTCGGATATACTCAATCTCGCGGTTAGAGAGGCCGTTTATTTG GCTGGAGGACCTTATTGGAACGTACCCTTGGGTCGTAGAGATGGTGTAACGTCAAGTGAGGCTTCTGCAAATGCCGAGATTCCTTCTCCTTTCGAACCCTTAGCTAATATCACTacaaaattcacaaataaaGGTCTAAACGTTAAAGATGTGGTTGTACTATCAG GTGGCCATACGATTGGTTTTGCCCAATGTGTCACATTCAAGCAGAGACTATTCGACTTTGATGGATCTGGCAACCCTGACCCGACACTCGATTTATCTTTACTAAGCAACCTGCTAAGTATATGTCCAAATCAAGCTTCATCCGACACCAACTTGGCACCTCTAGATCCGGTTTCTattttcaaatttgataacatttattataaaaacctAATAAACAATACCGGTCTCCTTATGTCTGATCAAGCCCTTATGACGGACAACACCACAGCTTCTATGGTTCAGAACTATGCTAGGTACCCCTATCTATTCTTGAAGGATTTCGCAACCTCGATGGTTAAGTTAAGTGGTGTTGGAGTGCTAACGGGACAAGATGGGCAGATAAGAAAGAATTGTAGGgttgtaaattaa